From the Phreatobacter oligotrophus genome, the window AGCGAGACGCGCCCGTCAAGAATGTGCCCCATGACCTGCTTCTCGCTGGTCGCCTCGGCATGAATGTCAACGACGATGGCATCGGCGACGCGGCCGAGCGGGGCGGCCTCGACCTCGCGCTCGACGGCGGCGAAGGGGTCGTCCATGGCGTCCATGAAGACGCGGCCCATGACATTGACGACGAGGACCTGCGCGCCGTTCTTGGCGGTGACGAGCTGGGCGCCCCGGCCGGGCGTGCCGGCGGGATAGTTCACCGGGCGGACGAGGCGCGGCGCGCGGTCGATGAAGACGAGCGCCTCGCGCTGGTCCCAGGAATGGTTGCCGAGGGTGATGCAGTCGGCGCCCGCCTCGCAGAGCTCCTCGTAGATGGCCTCGGTGATGCCGAAGCCATGGGCGGCGTTCTCGCCATTGATGACGACGCAGTCGAGCTTGAGGTCGCTGACGAGACCGGGCAGGCGTTCGGTGACGGCGGTGCGGCCGGCCTTGCCGACGACGTCGCCGAGGAAAAGAAGGCGCATCAGAAGGTCCTGAAACCGGTCTCGGTGAGGAGGAAGTCGAGACCCCGGTCATGGGGCTCGTGGGGCACCGCGTCAACCTCCTGACAGGCGAAGGCGACGCC encodes:
- a CDS encoding TIGR00282 family metallophosphoesterase, with protein sequence MRLLFLGDVVGKAGRTAVTERLPGLVSDLKLDCVVINGENAAHGFGITEAIYEELCEAGADCITLGNHSWDQREALVFIDRAPRLVRPVNYPAGTPGRGAQLVTAKNGAQVLVVNVMGRVFMDAMDDPFAAVEREVEAAPLGRVADAIVVDIHAEATSEKQVMGHILDGRVSLVVGTHTHVPTADHRVLPGGTAFQTDVGMCGDYDGVIGMDKAEPMRRMREKTPGGKFEPAGGPATLSGVIVDLGANGLATAVTPLRVGGVLAPT